The Osmia bicornis bicornis chromosome 9, iOsmBic2.1, whole genome shotgun sequence genome has a segment encoding these proteins:
- the LOC114873032 gene encoding LOW QUALITY PROTEIN: hippocampus abundant transcript 1 protein (The sequence of the model RefSeq protein was modified relative to this genomic sequence to represent the inferred CDS: inserted 4 bases in 4 codons; deleted 4 bases in 4 codons; substituted 1 base at 1 genomic stop codon) — translation MERNIYSSTSLGVMPPGATGGAEGLGPSCSEIHNSQEHAIAKLTPPLTFAQQCYRHLKSSGIGEASVYHALVVIFLEFFAWGLLTMPVISVLNITFPNHTFLMNGLIMGIKGILSFLSAPLIGALSDVWGRKFFLLITVAFTCAPIPLMSINTWWFFAMISISGVFACTFXVVFAYVADVTEEHQRSAAYGMVSATFAASMVISPALGDYIMKLYGENLVVALASAIAVLDVFFILVAVPESLPEKARPPAPISWEQADPFAYLGKVGKDHTILMLCITVSXAIFLKQGQYSCIFVYLTKVMGFTALMVAIFIAVVGILSVGAQSVLGPLIRTLGSKHTIMLGLLFEMLQLMWFGFGSQTWMMWAAGVLASVSSITYPAISAFISMHSDADKXGLVQGMVTGMRGLCNGLGPAMXGVIFYLFRVDLXDNSPSLPAKPSPLDENNKTGTATQHLDIMPQIVTQLVPGPPFVFGALLVICALLVAAFIPESNTMPTGPLHHPSTSRRPSGKYAYQKCLSLDVHYEGDKLGSGKGKIGPLSPLVDNCNSAAL, via the exons ATggaaagaaatatatatagtaGCACTTCATTAGGGGTCATGCCCCCTGGGGCAACAGGGGGAGCAGAGGGCCTGGGCCCTTCCTGTTCTGAAATTCACAACAGC CAAGAACATGCTATTGCTAAACTCACACCTCCTCTTACATTTGCTCAGCAATGCTACAGGCATCTTAAG AGTTCCGGTATCGGCGAGGCAAGTGTGTACCATGCTCTGGTTGTaatatttttggaattttttgcATGGGGTTTATTAACCATGCCTGTTATCTctgtattaaatattacatttccAAATCATACGTTCCTGATGAATGGTTTGATAATGGGTATTAAAGGAATCTTGTCGTTTCTTTCCGCACCATTGATCGGTGCTTTGTCTGATGTGTGGGGTCGAAAATTCTTTCTCCTTATCACTGTAGCCTTCACATGTGCGCCAATTCCTCTAATGAGCATTAACACATGGTGGTTCTTTGCGATGATCTCCATCAGTGGTGTATTTGCTTGCACAT CAGTGGTGTTTGCATATGTTGCCGATGTTACCGAAGAACATCAAAGATCTGCAGCATATGGTATG GTTTCAGCAACTTTTGCT GCAAGTATGGTAATAAGTCCAGCATTAGGAGATTACATCATGAAATTGTATGGAGAAAATCTTGTAGTTGCATTAGCGTCTGCTATTGCGGTGCTGGATGTGTTTTTTATATTAGTGGCTGTACCTGAAAGTTTGCCTGAAAAAGCTCGTCCACCAGCACCTATATCTTGGGAACAGGCAGATCCTTTTGCTTATCTTGGGAAG gTTGGCAAAGATCATACTATCTTAATGTTGTGTATTACTGTTTCCTGAGCTATCTTCCTGAAGCAGGGACAGTATAGTTGTATATTTGTCTATTTGACTAAAGTTATGGGATTTACTGCTTTGATGGTAGCAATTTTTATTGCTGTAGTAGGAATTTTAAGTGTTGGAGCTCAAAGTGTTTTGGGTCCTTTGATAAGGACACTTGGCAGTAAACATACTATAATGTTAGGTCTCTTATTTGAAATGTTACAACTTATGTGGTTTGGCTTCGGTTCGCAAACGTG gATGATGTGGGCAGCTGGAGTGCTTGCTTCTGTGTCAAGTATTACATAT CCTGCAATATCTGCATTCATATCCATGCATTCTGATGCTGATA CAGGCTTGGTACAAGGCATGGTAACTGGAATGCGTGGATTATGCAATGGTCTTGGACCAGCTA TTGGAGTAATATTTTATCTCTTTCGTGTTGATC ACGATAATTCACCATCCCTTCCCGCAAAGCCATCTCCTTtagatgaaaataataaaacaggaACTGCC ACGCAACATCTTGACATCATGCCACAAATAGTTACCCAG cttGTACCAGGACCACCATTTGTGTTTGGTGCATTACTTGTGATATGTGCATTACTAGTAGCTGCATTTATACCAGAATCAAACACAATGCCAACAGGTCCATTACATCATCCATCCACCTCCCGGAGGCCCTCCGGTAAATACGCATATCAGAAAT GTTTATCCTTGGATGTACATTATGAAGGAGACAAATTGGGAagtggaaaaggaaaaataggACCGTTATCACCTCTAGTCGATAATTGCAACTCTGCTGCTCTATAg